A single genomic interval of Novosphingobium ginsenosidimutans harbors:
- a CDS encoding FAD-binding protein, whose product MAIVNPPLEAEYDLVIVGSGGGSVPAALVAKQQGRTAVILEKETRFGGSTSFSGGVWWIPNNSLLREAGIADSFERSREYFDSCVTYSGPAVTPQRRDAFLKAAPRMLDWLRDKGLKVRRPRDDWPDYYDNLPGGEPQGRSIMPEPLNLRELGQWEDHLAIYPPMASLPMPAEEYPTLFLMKRTWAGKRKALRMAWLMLRDRLTGRQTVGNGSAIQGRMLQIALREGLEIQLGSPARQLIVEGGKVTGVMIERDGKSIPVRARQGVLVNVGGFSRNKSFRQKVTDGPTTDEWTSANPGDTGEMVQAMIDIGAATDCLDTAWWVVTSRNTNGEWPEGAIWKDGRVFPFMHHLDLSMPHSIMVDQNGRRVADEAGAYMEIGERIYQRNRETGGRAVPCWVIFEKRHRERYPWGAMPPGKTPRSWLDSGYMKKADTLEELAELCGIDPHGLVAEAQRFNRFCDTGVDEDFGRGCRRFDKLHGDPTVKPNPSLGKVEQGPFYAVAIYPGDVGTAGGVVTDEYARVLKDDGSIIPGLYATGNSTASVFGRCYPAAGASIGASFTFGFIAAHHATGSNELERIIA is encoded by the coding sequence ATGGCGATCGTCAATCCGCCACTCGAAGCTGAATACGATCTCGTAATCGTCGGATCGGGGGGAGGCTCGGTACCAGCTGCGCTTGTAGCAAAGCAGCAGGGAAGGACTGCGGTTATCCTTGAGAAAGAGACCCGCTTTGGCGGTTCGACCAGTTTTTCGGGTGGCGTCTGGTGGATCCCCAACAACAGCCTGCTGCGCGAGGCGGGGATTGCCGACAGCTTCGAACGCTCACGCGAGTACTTTGACAGTTGCGTCACGTATTCAGGGCCGGCAGTTACACCTCAACGAAGGGATGCGTTCCTCAAGGCGGCACCGCGGATGCTCGACTGGCTGCGCGACAAGGGCCTGAAAGTCCGTCGACCGCGCGATGATTGGCCCGACTACTACGACAATCTGCCAGGCGGCGAGCCGCAGGGCCGTTCGATCATGCCCGAACCTTTGAACCTTCGTGAATTGGGTCAGTGGGAGGATCATCTGGCGATTTACCCGCCAATGGCATCCCTGCCCATGCCCGCCGAGGAATATCCCACGCTGTTCCTGATGAAGCGGACCTGGGCGGGCAAGCGAAAGGCGCTGCGCATGGCTTGGCTCATGCTTCGTGACCGGCTGACAGGCAGGCAGACGGTTGGCAACGGCTCGGCGATCCAGGGACGAATGCTCCAGATCGCACTCCGCGAAGGGCTTGAAATCCAGCTAGGCAGTCCGGCGCGCCAATTGATCGTCGAGGGCGGTAAGGTCACGGGCGTGATGATCGAGCGCGATGGGAAATCGATACCGGTTCGAGCCCGACAGGGCGTGCTCGTTAACGTCGGCGGGTTTTCGCGCAACAAGTCATTCCGACAGAAGGTGACCGACGGCCCGACGACCGATGAGTGGACTAGCGCGAACCCGGGCGACACCGGCGAGATGGTCCAGGCGATGATCGACATTGGCGCAGCGACCGATTGCCTCGACACCGCCTGGTGGGTCGTTACTTCGCGCAACACCAACGGCGAGTGGCCAGAAGGGGCGATTTGGAAGGACGGGCGCGTGTTCCCGTTCATGCACCACCTCGACCTCAGCATGCCACACTCGATCATGGTCGACCAAAATGGTCGTCGCGTCGCTGACGAGGCCGGTGCCTACATGGAGATCGGCGAGCGGATATACCAGCGCAACCGCGAGACAGGGGGCAGGGCGGTACCCTGCTGGGTGATCTTCGAGAAGCGCCATCGCGAGCGATACCCCTGGGGCGCGATGCCGCCCGGCAAGACGCCGCGGTCCTGGCTCGACAGCGGCTACATGAAGAAAGCCGATACGCTCGAGGAACTCGCGGAACTCTGCGGTATAGATCCGCACGGACTGGTTGCCGAAGCACAGCGGTTCAATCGGTTTTGCGATACCGGGGTGGACGAGGATTTTGGCAGAGGCTGCCGCCGCTTCGACAAGCTCCATGGCGATCCGACGGTCAAGCCGAACCCCAGTCTTGGCAAGGTGGAGCAGGGACCGTTTTATGCCGTCGCGATCTATCCTGGCGATGTCGGCACCGCGGGCGGCGTTGTCACCGACGAGTACGCGCGCGTCCTCAAGGATGATGGATCGATAATTCCGGGCCTCTACGCCACCGGCAACTCGACAGCATCGGTCTTCGGTCGTTGCTACCCGGCGGCAGGGGCGAGTATCGGCGCGTCATTCACCTTTGGCTTCATCGCCGCGCATCACGCAACAGGGTCGAACGAGTTGGAACGCATCATCGCCTGA
- a CDS encoding VOC family protein, producing MTVPLLDRIFQIAYVTNDVARAEALFRERFGTGAFSRMDPPGGFMRISLAFAQQTMIELIEPVGDAVELYANWIAGRQDFVVRHHHFGMLVDSKAELSAIRAAHVEGGTAIAMEGEMPGALDYLYVDTTQSLGHYLEYIRLEEGGRAMFAGVEGSTFQAT from the coding sequence ATGACCGTTCCCCTGTTGGACAGGATTTTTCAGATCGCCTACGTAACGAACGACGTTGCCCGGGCGGAAGCGCTGTTTCGCGAAAGGTTCGGTACTGGCGCCTTTAGCAGGATGGACCCGCCGGGCGGCTTTATGCGGATCTCGCTCGCCTTCGCGCAGCAGACGATGATCGAGCTGATCGAACCTGTCGGCGATGCCGTCGAGCTCTACGCGAACTGGATCGCCGGTCGGCAGGACTTCGTCGTTCGACATCATCATTTTGGCATGCTGGTCGATAGCAAGGCCGAACTCTCGGCAATCAGGGCTGCACACGTCGAAGGCGGCACTGCAATTGCGATGGAAGGCGAGATGCCCGGCGCCCTCGACTATCTCTATGTCGATACGACGCAATCCCTCGGACACTATCTTGAATACATCCGGTTGGAAGAGGGCGGACGAGCCATGTTTGCTGGCGTTGAGGGCAGCACCTTCCAGGCGACCTGA
- a CDS encoding sulfotransferase family protein: MTRIAKVGEDCLFAGSREEMCAEAARRTGLEDFGKPDFHEGLDRLLDELDSANLSPQGAIAARESILGHLTGRLRSIDGFKRHAEAMLRPVVRPLIVTGIVRSGTTALHKLLSMDPQFQGAEHWLCAAPQPRPPRSAWSDNPDFRNSKSILDGMIAQAPEFLEDHGMAVDTVEESLNLLAQRFCTNMFPSQFVIPRYDFWYRMQDDTPSYRHFADNLRLIGANDPDRRWLLKNPTDTLSLHEVLAVFPDAMVVQTHRDPLQSIPSVVNLISAAHRMFCGENADAARVYAREEEFWELALRRADEVKAKHPGQVFDVQFADFVRDQIGFVHRIYDHFGLELSAQAEVAMRGWLAANPRRSTTMQRFTPEDFGGSSDALKERYAAYRGRYGY; encoded by the coding sequence GTGACAAGGATCGCCAAAGTGGGCGAAGACTGCCTTTTTGCAGGCAGCCGCGAGGAGATGTGTGCCGAAGCGGCGCGTCGAACCGGTCTCGAAGACTTCGGCAAGCCCGACTTTCATGAAGGCCTTGACCGACTGCTCGATGAGCTGGATAGCGCAAACCTGTCTCCGCAAGGAGCAATCGCCGCTCGCGAAAGCATACTCGGCCACCTGACCGGGCGGCTCCGCTCCATTGACGGCTTCAAGCGCCATGCCGAGGCGATGCTGCGCCCGGTGGTTCGGCCCTTGATCGTGACTGGCATCGTCCGTTCGGGCACTACGGCATTGCACAAGCTGCTTTCGATGGACCCGCAGTTCCAGGGAGCAGAGCATTGGCTCTGCGCTGCACCTCAGCCGCGTCCGCCGCGCAGCGCCTGGTCCGACAATCCGGACTTCAGGAATTCGAAGTCAATCCTTGATGGCATGATCGCACAGGCTCCCGAATTCCTTGAAGATCACGGCATGGCGGTGGACACAGTCGAGGAATCTCTCAATCTGCTGGCCCAACGGTTCTGCACCAACATGTTCCCGTCTCAGTTCGTCATCCCGAGGTATGATTTCTGGTATCGAATGCAGGATGACACCCCCAGCTATCGCCATTTTGCAGACAATCTCCGGTTGATCGGTGCCAATGATCCGGACCGGCGGTGGCTTCTCAAGAACCCCACCGACACGCTTTCCCTCCACGAAGTCTTGGCAGTCTTCCCGGATGCAATGGTGGTTCAAACCCACCGAGATCCGCTGCAGTCAATTCCCTCTGTCGTTAACCTGATCAGTGCCGCACACCGCATGTTTTGCGGTGAAAACGCTGATGCTGCCCGTGTTTATGCGCGCGAAGAAGAGTTCTGGGAACTAGCTCTGCGGCGCGCAGACGAGGTCAAGGCGAAGCATCCGGGGCAGGTTTTCGACGTCCAGTTTGCAGATTTCGTCCGCGACCAGATCGGTTTCGTGCATCGCATCTATGATCACTTTGGCCTCGAACTGTCCGCGCAGGCTGAAGTGGCAATGCGTGGCTGGCTTGCCGCGAATCCCCGTCGCTCGACCACGATGCAGCGCTTCACCCCCGAGGACTTCGGCGGCAGCAGCGATGCGCTGAAAGAGCGCTACGCCGCTTACCGCGGACGCTACGGCTACTGA